AGGAGACAATAGTCCGGCTCGCAGAGAGTAATTAAAATCTGCGCGTCCCATATTTCCGACTAAGGAAGCCGTGCCTGTCGCAATATCAGCCTGAAATCTTAGCGTTTTGCCATCGGAATAGTTAAATTGGAGATCAAAGTCGCTCCCCCCCTCCGTTTCCGACGTTTCAACATCGAGAAGGTCAAAGGGCAACTTGATACCAGACACTTCCGCGCAAGCCTTCAAGCAGTTGAAAATCCAATGAGAAAGGGCTCCCCCCTCCAAGAAAAAGTCCGGGGAGCAGATCAAAGCGGCGATTTCGAGCTTATCAGTCAGGAGCGATGGCTCAAAACCACTGAGCCCCTGCCCAATTGACTGCCGCATTGGTAATAGCCGTGCATAACTAAGATTTCGGAATGCATTTGGCTCATCTAATTTACTCCGAAACTCCCTACCCTCAATCGATGAGTCGTAGACCTTCTGTTTGCAGAAACTAATAAAGCTTTTGTAGATGGTATTGATTCGGTCAGGCGGAAGTCGATGGGTCCAATAATAGGTGGGTAAATCACTCTCGAGCCATACGGAAACCTGGTTTTCCAGGTATTTGGGTGCATTTACATCATACCCGAGGGTCAATATCTCGAAGCATCTCATATCTCGCCGACTCGAACCGATATAACACCCAGAATAGAGCTTTCCGGTCAGTAGCGTATTTGCATCTTCAGCCGGCGTTGGGCAAAGAATGATAATTCGACTGGGATACGCATGCGCAAACTCGTTGGCTGTTTTGAACAACTGCTTTGCTTCCTCATTGGTGGTTCCGTAACCGAGATGCAAAATAAGATTCATCTGCGAAGCGCGAAACTCCGAAGGGGCGGCGTGTCCGCGCTTCGGTTCGTCCGCTTCCCATAGCTTAGCCATGGTGTCGACCACCTCAGATACTGGAAGCTCAATTCCAGGGATTACGCTGAATACAGAAGCCATTA
This genomic stretch from Opitutia bacterium ISCC 52 harbors:
- a CDS encoding glucose-6-phosphate dehydrogenase assembly protein OpcA, with the protein product MASVFSVIPGIELPVSEVVDTMAKLWEADEPKRGHAAPSEFRASQMNLILHLGYGTTNEEAKQLFKTANEFAHAYPSRIIILCPTPAEDANTLLTGKLYSGCYIGSSRRDMRCFEILTLGYDVNAPKYLENQVSVWLESDLPTYYWTHRLPPDRINTIYKSFISFCKQKVYDSSIEGREFRSKLDEPNAFRNLSYARLLPMRQSIGQGLSGFEPSLLTDKLEIAALICSPDFFLEGGALSHWIFNCLKACAEVSGIKLPFDLLDVETSETEGGSDFDLQFNYSDGKTLRFQADIATGTASLVGNMGRADFNYSLRAGLLSPENTLAEAIFFNS